One Diospyros lotus cultivar Yz01 chromosome 1, ASM1463336v1, whole genome shotgun sequence genomic window carries:
- the LOC127811996 gene encoding pentatricopeptide repeat-containing protein At4g33990: protein MFRLLPACKARHFSPYRLSIGTSRQLYSTAANCAQVLSNGAEEANGEIDFEFLFRSCTKVRLAKRLHALLIVSGNGQGMFIATKLVNLYSNLGYVALSRSTFDQIAKRDAYTWNSMVSAYVRNGQFRGAVNCLYEMLSGSEVRPDFYTFPPVLKACANLLDGKKLHCWVFKLGLQWDVFVAASLVRMYCRFGFIAVAYQIFGDMPFRDRGSWNAMISGFCQNGHAAEALGVLDEMRLEGMEMDSVTISTILPLCAQMDDILHGLLVHLYVIKHGLEFDVFVSNALITMYAKFGNLGHAQKVFDEMVVRDLVSWNSIIAAYEQNGNPETALNFFGNMQFNRVQPDMLTLVSLASSVAQSRDCQTSKSIHGFVLRRCWIMEDVVIGNAVVDMYAKLGNIDSARRVFEEIPLKDVVSWNTMISGYGQNGLATEAIEIFRMMEGCQDITPNQGTWVSILPACSHLGALKLGMRIHGRILKASCHVDVYVATCLIDLYGKCGRLGDAMSLFYEVPRISSVTWNALISCHGIHGHGETSMQLFKAMRDVGVKPDHVTFVSLLSSCSHSGLVDQGQWCFHVMQQEYRIEPGLKHYGCMVDLLGRAGYLEKAYCFIKSMPLQPDASIWGALLGACRIHGNIELGKFASDRLFEVDIENVGYYVLLSNIYANVGKWEGVNEVRSLARDRGLKKTPGWSSIELNNRIEVFYTGNQSHPHCEEIYKELETLTAKMKSIGYIPDYSFVLQDVEDNEKEHILMGHSERLAIAYGIISTPPKTLIQIFKNLRVCGDCHNATKFVSMITEREIIVRDSNRFHHFKDGICSCGDYW, encoded by the exons ATGTTCAG ATTGCTGCCCGCCTGCAAAGCGAGGCATTTTTCGCCTTATCGTCTATCTATTGGAACCAGCCGCCAATTATATTCGACGGCTGCAAATTGTGCGCAAGTTTTGTCCAATGGCGCAGAGGAGGCGAACGGAGAGATTGATTTCGAGTTCCTTTTCCGGTCATGTACGAAAGTCCGCCTCGCTAAGCGCCTCCACGCGCTTCTTATTGTGTCGGGGAATGGCCAAGGCATGTTCATTGCCACTAAACTTGTCAATCTTTATTCCAATCTCGGCTATGTTGCGTTGTCTCGCTCGACGTTTGATCAGATCGCGAAGAGGGATGCCTATACATGGAACTCAATGGTATCGGCCTATGTTCGCAATGGCCAATTCCGTGGAGCTGTGAATTGCTTATATGAAATGTTATCGGGCTCTGAAGTTAGGCCGGACTTTTATACTTTTCCTCCGGTGCTGAAAGCTTGTGCTAATTTGTTAGACGGGAAGAAGTTACATTGCTGGGTGTTTAAATTGGGTTTGCAATGGGATGTCTTTGTGGCTGCGTCTTTGGTCCGCATGTATTGCCGCTTTGGCTTTATTGCTGTTGCATATCAGATATTTGGCGATATGCCATTCAGAGATAGGGGTTCCTGGAATGCGATGATTTCTGGGTTTTGTCAAAACGGCCACGCTGCAGAGGCGTTGGGTGTTTTGGACGAGATGAGGTTAGAGGGAATGGAGATGGATTCTGTCACAATTTCAACTATTCTTCCCTTGTGTGCGCAAATGGATGATATTTTGCATGGATTGCTGGTGCATTTGTATGTCATAAAGCATGGGCTGGAGTTTGATGTGTTTGTGTCCAATGCCTTGATAACCATGTATGCTAAATTTGGAAACTTGGGGCATGCACAGAAGGTATTTGATGAAATGGTGGTCAGAGATTTGGTTTCATGGAACTCAATTATTGCTGCATACGAGCAGAATGGCAATCCGGAAActgcattaaatttttttggcaACATGCAGTTTAATAGAGTTCAGCCTGATATGCTGACACTGGTGAGCTTGGCTTCTAGTGTTGCTCAATCTAGGGACTGCCAAACAAGCAAATCTATTCATGGTTTTGTCCTTAGGAGATGTTGGATTATGGAAGATGTTGTCATTGGAAATGCAGTTGTGGACATGTATGCAAAGTTGGGTAATATTGATTCTGCACGTAGAGTTTTTGAAGAAATTCCTTTAAAAGATGTGGTTTCTTGGAACACTATGATATCAGGCTATGGTCAGAATGGCCTTGCAACTGAGGCCATTGAAATATTCCGAATGATGGAAGGGTGTCAGGATATAACACCTAACCAAGGGACTTGGGTAAGCATTTTACCAGCTTGCTCACACCTAGGGGCCTTGAAACTGGGTATGAGAATTCATGGACGAATTTTAAAAGCAAGTTGCCACGTAGATGTCTATGTTGCTACCTGCCTTATTGACCTGTATGGAAAATGTGGGAGACTGGGTGATGCAATGTCCTTATTTTATGAAGTTCCCAGGATAAGTTCAGTTACTTGGAATGCTTTAATATCCTGTCATGGGATTCATGGGCATGGTGAGACTTCTATGCAGCTTTTCAAAGCTATGCGGGATGTAGGGGTAAAGCCTGATCATGTAACTTTTGTATCTCTGTTGTCCTCTTGTAGCCATTCGGGCTTAGTTGATCAAGGGCAATGGTGCTTTCATGTGATGCAGCAAGAGTACAGAATTGAACCTGGTTTGAAGCATTATGGCTGCATGGTAGATCTGCTTGGTAGAGCTGGATATTTAGAAAAGGCATACTGTTTTATCAAAAGTATGCCTTTGCAACCTGATGCTTCAATTTGGGGTGCTCTTCTTGGAGCTTGTAGAATCCATGGAAATATTGAACTGGGTAAGTTTGCTTCAGATCGCTTGTTTGAAGTTGATATCGAGAATGTTGGATACTATGTTTTATTGTCAAATATATATGCAAATGTTGGAAAATGGGAGGGAGTGAATGAAGTGAGATCATTGGCCAGAGATAGGGGATTGAAGAAGACTCCTGGTTGGAGCTCAATTGAGCTGAACAATAGGATAGAAGTCTTTTATACTGGAAATCAATCTCATCCACATTGTGAGGAGATCTATAAGGAGTTGGAGACTTTAACTGCTAAAATGAAGAGCATTGGCTATATTCCAGATTATAGCTTTGTGTTGCAGGACGTTGAAGACAATGAAAAGGAGCATATCCTTATGGGTCATAGTGAGAGATTAGCTATTGCATATGGAATTATTAGCACCCCTCCTAAAACtcttattcaaatcttcaagaATTTGCGGGTTTGTGGAGATTGCCACAATGCAACTAAATTTGTATCAATGATTACAGAGAGGGAGATTATAGTGAGGGATTCTAATCGCTTCCACCACTTCAAAGATGGCATTTGTTCTTGTGGGGATTATTGGTGA
- the LOC127788777 gene encoding bZIP transcription factor 46, with translation MMGSHVNFKNFGDTPQSEFSGMKPAGNMPLLRQPSLYSLTFDEFQNTLGGFGKDFGSMNMDELLKNIWTAEETQAKGVSSGGGGGSMPGGNLQRQGSLTLPRTLSQKTVDEVWRDLFKESSGARDGAGNGGVHFQQRQPTLGEMTLEEFLARAGVVKEDPQPIGRANNGAFFGELSQPSNNNSGLAIGFQQSARNNEVLANEIRKNNKSVVNISGTGSSQQQLQQQQHQPLFPKQTTLAFGTPMPLVNNTQLASPGIRMPNPSVNNPSIQGTVIQNGSLGMTGIVTGTTMVASGSPASKLSSDAIANSNVDTSSLSPSPYMFSEGVRGRKCGGTLEKAMERRHRRMIKNRESAARSRARKQAYTLELEAEVAKLKEINQELRKKQEKIMERQKNQIVETMILPWGSKRQCLRRTLTGPW, from the exons atGATGGGTTCCCATGTGAATTTCAAGAACTTTGGTGACACACCACAGTCAGAATTCAGTGGGATGAAGCCAGCAGGCAATATGCCGTTGCTTCGACAGCCTTCTCTGTACTCCTTGACCTTTGATGAGTTCCAGAACACCTTGGGTGGATTTGGAAAGGACTTTGGTTCGATGAACATGGATGAACTCTTAAAGAACATTTGGACAGCTGAGGAGACTCAAGCCAAGGGAGTTTCTAGTGGTGGTGGAGGTGGCAGTATGCCCGGTGGGAATTTGCAAAGACAGGGATCACTAACTTTGCCACGCACGCTTAGCCAGAAAACAGTGGATGAAGTTTGGAGAGACTTGTTTAAAGAAAGTAGCGGAGCAAGAGATGGGGCAGGCAATGGTGGAGTGCATTTTCAGCAGAGGCAGCCTACTTTAGGAGAGATGACATTGGAGGAATTCTTGGCGAGAGCAGGTGTGGTAAAAGAAGATCCCCAACCAATTGGGAGGGCAAATAATGGTGCTTTTTTTGGTGAGCTATCACAACCAAGCAATAACAACAGTGGCCTGGCAATTGGTTTTCAGCAATCGGCTAGAAACAATGAAGTCCTGGCTAATGAgattaggaaaaataataagtCAGTGGTCAATATAAGTGGAACAGGATCATCTCAACAACAATTGCAGCAGCAACAGCATCAGCCACTTTTCCCCAAGCAAACCACTTTGGCTTTTGGCACTCCTATGCCTTTAGTAAACAATACTCAGCTGGCTAGCCCAGGAATTAGGATGCCGAATCCTTCTGTAAACAATCCATCGATTCAAGGTACTGTCATACAGAATGGATCACTTGGCATGACAGGTATAGTTACTGGGACGACAATGGTTGCATCAGGATCTCCTGCCAGTAAATTATCTTCAGATGCAATTGCAAACAGTAATGTGGATACCTCTTCGTTGTCACCTTCGCCTTACATGTTTAGTGAAGGAGTACGTGGAAGGAAATGTGGTGGGACTTTGGAGAAGGCAATGGAGAGACGACATAGGAGAATGATTAAAAACAGGGAGTCTGCTGCAAGATCACGAGCCCGGAAGCAG GCGTATACCTTAGAATTGGAAGCAGAAGTTGCAAAACTTAAAGAAATTAATCAAGAGTTGCGAAAGAAACAG GAAAAAATTATGGAGAGGCAGAAAAATCAG ATCGTGGAGACGATGATACTGCCCTGGGGGAGCAAGAGGCAATGCTTGAGGAGAACGCTGACAGGCCCCTGGTAG